The following are from one region of the Halodesulfurarchaeum sp. HSR-GB genome:
- a CDS encoding peptidylprolyl isomerase: protein MAIESGDTVRIEYTGRLEDGTVFDTSRRAVAEEHDLVEEDREYDPLEAAVGTGQFIEGLDEALLGMDAGESATVTVPPAEAYGEWEESRVREYEIDELSAQLGDQLPEAGAYIQTPDGSVAEIRSVEEDVVRVDFNHRLAGETLEFEIEVLAVE, encoded by the coding sequence ATGGCGATCGAATCCGGCGACACCGTCAGAATCGAGTACACCGGCCGCCTCGAGGACGGAACGGTCTTCGACACGTCCCGGCGGGCCGTGGCCGAGGAACACGACCTGGTCGAGGAGGACCGGGAGTACGACCCGCTGGAGGCCGCGGTCGGGACGGGACAGTTCATCGAGGGATTGGACGAAGCCCTGCTGGGCATGGATGCAGGCGAGTCCGCTACCGTCACGGTCCCGCCAGCGGAAGCCTACGGCGAGTGGGAGGAGAGCCGGGTCCGCGAGTACGAGATCGACGAACTCAGCGCCCAGCTCGGCGATCAGCTCCCCGAGGCCGGGGCCTACATCCAGACCCCGGACGGGTCGGTCGCGGAGATCCGCTCGGTCGAGGAGGACGTGGTTCGTGTGGACTTCAATCATCGGCTGGCGGGTGAAACATTGGAGTTCGAGATCGAAGTCCTCGCCGTCGAGTGA